A part of Aspergillus oryzae RIB40 DNA, chromosome 7 genomic DNA contains:
- a CDS encoding uncharacterized protein (predicted protein) gives MSGVELLGVLSAVITVLDATTTLYQRARKDIRLSETFEVAARRLPVLLHILQTFKSTLEPLKDSLSSDVCEALEETLNSCEEKARRLSEIFTKVLSGPTDSVSWRQRYSKIVHRLGQRNKVDLLMIAITQDVQLLVNYHCDTTLLEDGFSLSFHSSGAQNNNVNSGNGQLNTGNGQQINTHARVETQTFNFVIQSPTSYFASWSMG, from the exons ATGTCCGGCGTGGAGCTGCTTGGCGTGTTATCGGCGGTTATCACCGTTCTCGATGCCACCACAACGTTGTATCAACGCGCACGGAAGGATATCAGATTATCCGAGACCTTTGAAGTCGCCGCGCGGCGGCTGCCGGTGCTTCTTCACATTCTTCAAACTTTCAAATCGACCTTGGAGCCACTCAAAGATTCCTTGTCTTCCGATGTTTGTGAGGCATTGGAGGAAACGCTTAACAGCTGCGAGGAAAAGGCCCGAAGACTGTCGGAGATATTCACAAAGGTTCTATCCGGGCCCACGGATAGCGTTTCATGGCGACAACGGTACTCGAAGATCGTGCATAGACTTGGCCAGCGAAACAAAGTCGATTTGCTTATGATCGCAATCACTCAAGACGTGCAGCTTTTAGTCAACT ATCACTGCGACACAACTCTGCTGGAAGACGGATTTTCCCTAAGCTTCCACAGCAGTGGGGCCCAAAACAACAATGTCAACAGTGGCAATGGGCAGCTAAATACTGGAAATGGTCAACAGATCAACACTCACGCTCGCGTTGAGACTCAAACCTTCAATTTCG TCATTCAGAGCCCTACTTCCTATTTTGCCTCCTGGAGTATGGGGTGA
- a CDS encoding uncharacterized protein (TPR repeat), whose product MSPGLFVGRDAELRTIRKDLHPSSQGGQRKQQQQQRLAIGGIGGVGKTQIALTYAQTPHASYETVLWFNAATEISLKNSFATAAGLIFGSKVSQSLEGNEAVRRTREWLSDPENSKWLLIFDNYDNPSDFKLDSYYPPAAHGAIIITTRQADQVTGRTALSERDNLLSVQLAERLAGLPLALATAGAYLRKSPFTFQRYLQEYENRWNIDPRRPVKLQEYQERTLYTTWEISYNRLMKDDTEAAAMLRILAYFDNQSLWYELFRAGLKDGCPLYEVINNDISFNGAMTVLAEYSFLEFHPGLKEWSMHKCVHDWVSASLRKAVGRQGYWYAFGCVSGSIEVSDEESLAYPLYSRYVPHAKHLSQSRFLTSDIIEMITPERLRAVRGISSLLLYQTQYDSAVRLLKLFLQSQAAHDPDDDVTLSIMNDLGYLYFAQKRYSEAKELLGTALTRKEKILEANDLSLVGTRINLGHVYTFQGDYQAAKEMYLQALFGKDVAADGHILATLLLARVKSRLHSNSKHNDFACLYWRLEIAHNEKSLIHSGLVTDLLDVSDNLCHLLGLTGKKNEAELMLKEVILIRETLQGPAHSSTLVSVSILGFLYKDQGKFDDAEKLYERVFTEREKLYGPNHYSTIKVLQDLGHLHLKQNHFQDAEDSYTRALNGLKRTLGPHDERTIQVMLDLAFLYENHGKSVAAEQMYTQALTMREALLGSSDPLTLDIAARLGQLYLTMRRLDDAENMLLRVLGYPSSPQAVGLEVIKRSDAALNLSSLYMLTKRLHDAERLLLRMSTVIAQTPDPDNFWLRNGQLDKAEKEFITIREGCKEVWGSEHPLTAVVSESLAKVYEQKQFQ is encoded by the exons ATGTCTCCAGGACTCTTCGTTGGTCGCGATGCTGAGCTCAGAACCATCCGAAAGGATCTCCATCCAAGCAGCCAGGgcggacaaagaaagcagcagcagcagcagcgtcTCGCTATTGGGGGGATAGGCGGTGTTGGAAAGACGCAAATTGCCCTCACCTATGCTCAAACCCCGCATGCGTCCTATGAAACAGTCCTTTGGTTCAACGCTGCGACAGAGATATCTTTGAAGAACAGTTTTGCGACAGCTGCGGGACTCATTTTTGGAAGTAAAGTTTCGCAATCATTGGAGGGCAACGAAGCtgtgagaagaacaagagaatgGCTTTCTGACCCCGAAAACTCAAAATGGCTCTTGATATTCGACAATTACGACAATCCCAGTGACTTTAAACTTGATTCCTACTATCCACCTGCTGCTCATGGCGCTATTATAATTACCACGCGACAGGCCGATCAAGTGACCGGGAGAACTGCACT GTCAGAACGTGACAACCTCTTATCAG TGCAGCTTGCCGAGCGGCTGGCTGGCTTACCTCTCGCGCTGGCCACTGCGGGTGCGTACCTCCGGAAAAGCCCTTTTACCTTCCAGCGCTACCTTCAAGAATATGAGAACCGATGGAACATTGATCCTCGTCGCCCTGTCAAGCTTCAAGAATACCAGGAACGTACACTCTACACAACCTGGGAGATATCATATAATCGACTGATGAAAGACGATACAGAAGCGGCGGCTATGCTTAGAATACTGGCTTATTTTGACAATCAAAGTCTGTGGTATGAGCTTTTTCGTGCTGGTCTCAAGGATGGGTGTCCTCTGTACGAAGTGATCAACAATGACATTAGTTTTAATGGGGCTATGACAGTTCTGGCCGAATATTCATTCCTCGAATTTCACCCAGGTTTGAAAGAATGGAGCATGCATAAGTGCGTGCATGACTGGGTATCGGCCAGCCTGAGGAAGGCTGTTGGTCGTCAAGGCTACTGGTATGCCTTTGGCTGTGTCTCAGGGTCTATCGAAGTGAGCGATGAAGAATCACTTGCATATCCTCTCTACTCCCGTTATGTCCCACATGCAAAGCATCTTAGTCAGAGCCGTTTCCTCACATCTGACATCATTGAGATGATTACGCCCGAGAGGCTGCGTGCTGTTAGGGGTATCTCCTCGTTGCTTCTGTACCAAACACAGTATGACTCTGCGGTAAGGCTCCTGAAGTTATTCCTTCAAAGTCAGGCAGCCCATGACCCCGATGACGATGTGACTCTCTCCATTATGAATGATCTTGGCTATCTCTACTTTGCGCAAAAGAGGTATTCTGAAGCTAAAGAACTTCTTGGAACGGCGTTAACtagaaaggagaaaattcTTGAGGCCAATGATTTATCTCTTGTTGGTACAAGGATAAACTTAGGCCATGTGTACACCTTTCAGGGAGACTACCAGGCGGCAAAGGAAATGTATCTTCAAGCATTGTTTGGGAAAGACGTCGCAGCGGATGGGCACATACTAGCGACTCTCCTTCTAGCGAGAGTGAAAAGCAGATTGCATAGCAACAGCAAACATAATGATTTCGCATGTCTATACTGGCGCCTAGAAATAGCCCACAACGAGAAGTCACTCATACACTCGGGGCTGGTGACCGACTTACTCGATGTAAGCGACAATCTTTGTCACTTGCTCGGACTTACAGGCAAAAAGAACGAAGCAGAGCTGATGTTGAAAGAGGTCATTTTGATAAGAGAGACCCTCCAGGGCCCGGCTCATTCTTCAACACTCGTATCAGTCAGTATTCTCGGTTTCTTGTATAAAGACCAGGGCAAGTTTGATGATGCCGAGAAACTCTATGAACGTGTCTTTAccgaaagggaaaagctGTATGGTCCAAACCACTATTCTACCATTAAGGTTCTTCAAGACCTAGGTCACTTACACCTCAAGCAAAACCACTTTCAAGACGCCGAGGATTCATATACTAGAGCACTTAATGGACTTAAGAGAACATTAGGGCCACACGACGAAAGGACAATCCAGGTGATGCTCGATCTTGCGTTTCTTTATGagaaccatggaaagagcGTCGCTGCCGAACAGATGTATACACAAGCATTGACTATGCGAGAAGCGCTGTTGGGATCCAGTGATCCCTTGACACTTGACATTGCTGCCCGCCTCGGTCAATTATATCTCACGATGCGCCGGCTGGATGACGCAGAAAATATGCTTCTGCGAGTGCTTGGGTACCCAAGCAGTCCTCAGGCTGTGGGCTTAGAAGTCATTAAACGATCAGATGCCGCACTCAACCTTTCCAGCTTATACATGCTGACCAAACGATTGCATGATGCCGAAAGACTTCTCTTACGCATGTCTACTGTCATAGCTCAAACCCCCGATCCAGATAACT TTTGGCTTAGGAATGGCCAGCTTGATAAGGCGGAAAAGGAGTTTATTACAATTCGAGAGGGATGCAAGGAGGTCTGGGGCTCGGAGCATCCACTAACAGCTGTCGTGTCCGAAAGCCTTGCCAAGGTCTATGAGCAAAAGCAATTTCAATGA
- a CDS encoding uncharacterized protein (predicted protein) has product MVMQCPVYPVRQSIFAPPPSPARKSSQPGILLDPNDKLEEEQLPGYSPEDFYPVKIGDVFQSRYQVAGKLAFGGHSTVWLCRDLEQHAYVTLKVYERDPSHARREKDVYKHLRNVESSHTGSMLVRRAMDDFQISSAGYAHSYQCFVHPPLAMSLCELRTRTIDGVLPEDLLKSTLIHLLLALDFLHTEAKIVHTSMIFLILIVKPRTLLEFPIDPISDIQEDNVLLSVEDESILVDFEEAESSSPGPRKVVGDRVIYSSRDLGMPKVHGRPILSDFSEARFSSSLGKQWEDVQPFVYRAPEVILRMPWNEKIDIWNIGALAWDLFEKKRLFYVRDSYRNVSDSHHLAGMIAIMGAPPKEMLRNSDYAMKFFDSDGNWIGTAEIPSISMEKLEDNLRDTEQSLFLCFMRKMLQWQPEGRASAKELLADPWLKST; this is encoded by the exons ATGGTCATGCAATGTCCGGTGTATCCAGTGAGACAGTCCATCTTTGCGCCACCGCCTTCTCCGGCTAGGAAATCTTCTCAGCCAGGCATTCTTCTCGATCCAAACGACAAACTAGAGGAGGAACAGCTACCAGGGTACTCGCCGGAGGATTTCTACCCTGTGAAGATCGGTGACGTATTTCAATCAAGATACCAGGTAGCTGGAAAACTTGCCTTTGGAGGCCATTCCACAGTGTGGTTGTGCAGAGATCTAGA GCAACATGCCTATGTTACATTGAAAGTCTACGAGCGTGACCCTAGCcatgcaagaagagaaaaggacgTGTACAAACATCTTAGAAACGTCGAGTCAAGCCATACAGGGTCTATGCTCGTGCGCCGCGCTATGGATGACTTTCAAATCAGTTCGGCGGGATACGCCCACTCCTATCAGTGCTTCGTGCATCCTCCTTTAGCTATGAGTCTATGCGAGCTACGCACTCGGACAATAGACGGAGTGCTGCCGGAAGATCTGCTCAAGTCAACTTTGATCCACTTACTGCTTGCTCTCGACTTTCTTCACACAGAAGCCAAGATTGTTCATACTAGTATGATATTCCTAATACTGATTGTGAAACCGCGCACACTCCTGGAGTTCCCTATTGACCCAATATCAGATATACAGGAAGATAACGTCCTGCTCAGTGTGGAGGATGAGTCAATTCTCGTTGATTTTGAGGAAGCAGAGAGTTCCAGCCCCGGCCCTCGCAAAGTTGTTGGCGATCGGGTGATCTATTCCTCCCGAGACCTAGGGATGCCAAAGGTGCATGGCCGTCCTATCTTGTCGGACTTCAGTGAGGCTCGCTTTAGCTCGAGTCTAGGGAAGCAGTGGGAAGATGTCCAACCTTTCGTCTACCGGGCTCCAGAGGTTATATTGCGGATGCCATGGAATGAAAAGATTGATATTTGGAATATAGGTGccctt GCCTGGGATCTTTTTGAGAAGAAACGTCTATTCTACGTCCGCGATTCATACAGGAACGTCTCAGACAGCCACCACCTCGCTGGGATGATAGCAATCATGGGCGCGCCACCAAAGGAAATGCTTCGAAATAGCGATTATGCGATGAAATTCTTCGATAGCGACG GCAATTGGATAGGTACCGCCGAAATTCCCTCTATATCtatggagaagctggaagacAATTTGCGAGATACAGAACAAAGTTTATTTCTATGCTTCATGCGGAAGATGCTTCAGTGGCAGCCAGAAGGTCGAGCATCTGCGAAAGAGTTACTGGCGGATCCTTGGCTGAAGTCAACTTAG
- a CDS encoding nucleic acid/nucleotide deaminase domain-containing protein (predicted protein): MVTQNTVIEHDPGDVTAFYEMVCFTYSLNPVRGDRIKPRSSAERDGIGVAKCRRDFADAIAYFCARSCDPDNVTAVAVGRKDTKVVIWVASNANVSREVLEFLDNDVLNMVQRLAKMKQGQLPSEENRTVTRLLTTITAWKAIGEFSKSEDKITTDPSMFYDWFKREFYKSGDVLKECDMPRLAISCFFAHTDGTFGILEHRSSQGNEKGPDYERLYKLLSKLGKHVRLFERMIHAIEALRRDFCEGFVVEPIAASIPKPNPLPKLHEQSMGKIVARVFQEEDERHQFYHHLNQFFNKEYISQSLQRCKKRRARVHAEILLIDFFDKFDANFLDNDDKYIACSKPACYLCYEYICQHPDKYTLPPTHQKLYYAWSLPIVRVNDRNCIEKFARHKRFLNHVTETLQSDLRKEVQRQLAPRKNHADSTAGASSVFNTGRVRPTSKIYEHHIRALTQLLSEAKISAKFDAGLEDEDGGVVLNC, translated from the exons ATGGTTACCCAGAACACTGTGATAGAACATGACCCTGGTGATGTCACAGCGTTCTACGAAATGGTTTGCTTTACCTATTCTCTGAATCCTGTGAGGGGTGACAGAATCAAGCCTCGGTCTTCTGCTGAAAGAGACGGAATCGGAGTTGCAAAATGCCGGCGAGATTTCGCGGACGCAATCGCGTACTTTTGCGCACGCAGCTGCGACCCGGATAATGTCACTGCTGTGGCTGTAGGGAGGAAAGACACAAAAGTTGTCATTTGGGTTGCAAGTAACGCAAATGTTTCTCGAGAGGTGTTGGAATTTCTGGATAACGATGTGCTCAACATGGTACAGAGGCTCGCAAAAATGAAGCAAGGACAGTTACCTTCAGAAGAAAATAGGACGGTTACCAGGCTCTTGA CCACCATTACGGCATGGAAAGCAATTGGCGAATTTTCGAAATCTGAAG ACAAGATAACCACTGATCCAAGTATGTTTTACGACTGGTTTAAGAGGGAATTCTACAAGAGCGGCGACGTGTTAAAGGAATGTGACATGCCTCGCCTTGCTATCAGTTGTTTTTTTGCACATACGGACGGGACATTTGGAATCCTCGAACATCGTTCGAGCCAAGGCAATGAAAAAGGACCTGATTACGAGCGGCTATATAAGTTGCTCAGCAAATTAGGCAAGCACGTTAGGCTTTTCGAAAGAATGATACACGCCATTGAAGCTCTACGTCGTGACTTCTGCGAAGGCTTTGTAGTGGAGCCGATTGCTGCGTCCATTCCAAAACCTAACCCTCTTCCAAAGCTACACGAGCAGAGTATGGGAAAGATTGTGGCTCGCGTTTttcaggaagaagacgaaaggCATCAGTTTTACCATCATCTCAACCAATTTTTTAATAAGGAGTACATATCTCAGTCTCTGCAGCGGTGCAAGAAACGTCGTGCCCGAGTCCACGCAGAGATCTTATTGATCGATTTCTTCGACAAGTTTGACGCGAACTTTCTTGATAACGACGACAAGTATATTGCCTGCAGCAAACCGGCATGCTACCTTTGCTATGAGTATATATGCCAACACCCGGATAAGTATACACTacctccaacccaccaaAAGCTATACTATGCTTGGTCTCTGCCCATCGTACGAGTAAACGATCGGAATTGCATTGAAAAATTCGCTCGGCACAAGCGGTTCCTAAACCACGTTACAGAGACTCTTCAGTCCGATCTTCGAAAAGAGGTGCAGAGGCAGCTAGCCCCAAGGAAAAACCATGCAGACTCGACAGCAGGAGCAAGTTCAGTTTTCAATACCGGTAGAGTAAGACCAACATCGAAGATCTATGAGCACCATATCCGTGCTTTGACCCAATTACTAAGTGAAG caAAGATAAGTGCCAAGTTCGATGCTGgccttgaagatgaagacggagGTGTTGTTCTTAATTGTTGA